A genome region from Ctenopharyngodon idella isolate HZGC_01 chromosome 5, HZGC01, whole genome shotgun sequence includes the following:
- the tcima gene encoding transcriptional and immune response regulator a, whose amino-acid sequence MSTDMYSESRRVCPSIHGNKFDTAHRKRAVPNIFENVNQDALMRLFQKTGDMKAEERVRSIFSFAQDPEETAKALMALKQRKKDKFLRIAGMVRHFLKLR is encoded by the coding sequence ATGTCGACCGACATGTACTCAGAATCTCGCCGGGTCTGCCCTTCGATCCACGGCAACAAGTTTGACACAGCGCATCGCAAGCGAGCGGTGCCGAACATCTTCGAGAACGTCAACCAGGACGCGCTCATGAGACTCTTCCAGAAAACGGGAGACATGAAAGCCGAGGAGAGGGTGAGAAGCATCTTCTCCTTCGCGCAAGACCCCGAAGAGACGGCCAAAGCTCTGATGGCTCTCAAGCAGAGGAAGAAGGACAAGTTCCTGCGGATCGCGGGGATGGTCCGACACTTTCTGAAGCTGCGTTGA